GCTGATGaagatcatatataattaagctAATCAATCAATCCCTAATTAAACcccaaaagaataattaatcaaacaatCATGACACTAAACCACCATTAATTCATCCTGAGTTGTAACTCTCCACAAGCATATCCGAGTTGTACCTTCCAAAAACGGAAAGTGGATAAGCTCTTGATCAACCAAACATCAAGCAAGTTGTGACTGGTCTCCTCCATAAGCATCATTCATCTGAGTTGTACCTTCCAAAAACGGAAACTGATTAAGCTCCTGCAGGAATCCATCGAACTCAGCAAAACCAGCCAAGAATCCACCTCCTGAATTTGCAGCCCTCCAAATCTCTTCTTCTCCCTTTATCCTCTCACCCATCACTGCCTCACCCCTCCAAGACAcctccattttcttgtttgatgacGACAAAACCCTCTGCTCTTTCTTCCTTAAAATCCTCGTCTTCGTGCAGCAGTTAATGTTCCGATGATGATCGTCTGCTGTGGGCTTCCCAGTGAGCCTTTGCACCAGCTCCCTAAAGTTGGCGGCGTCCGTTTTGATGATCTCCGGTGCAAATATGTGGATGATCCGGATCTTGGGCTTCGATTTGGATATAGTGTGCGAATTCTTGTGCATGGGTAGTGCATGTGATAAGGTTGTGTTTGGGGTGCAGCTTTGTTTTTCCATGAATCGTTCCGTTTTCATGTACATGATCAAGAACTGGTATCAGAAAGATTGAAGATAGAGGGGAATTTGAGAGGGAGTTGGtgtgaatattattattgtccgaaaaagagaagaaggtGGGGTGTTTGTATATATAGGTGGGGAAGGAAATCGGACAACAtaggaaataattttaatgattaagggaaaaaagaatgaagttgTCAGTCTGTTGAGGCAAGAATTGGATGAACCCTAGTATGACATATTGGGTTGGAGAGAGAGTCAATAAAGTATACAACTGAAACAAATTGAATGGTCCCCCAATTCTTGATATCATAATCATATATTCTATGTAACCATGCATATCAAGGGGTTTTTGTACCAAAACTTCTTACCAAAATCATGTTTGGTCGATCCCGCCCAGTTATAAATCACACATCAACTATAATATACTTGTAGTATGATTGTTcactatttttgaattatacattaattttgtgacaagtatattatactaattatcgtataattagttcaaatttgagctagaaattttcatttttgtacttGAAATGACAGTAGCTAGCTAgggctatttttttttaatttatatagtattattaatttggttaAACCCATTTTATTAATGTAGAGCATACTTGCCAACTTGTCTATTGGTGTGATAATACtattatcttaattaattagtattgtTCTATGTGCTGtcattcattaataattattgtcttctttagtaattttgcttttcttgattaattagttaaactaaaaatcaaatttagttactgtatatatttaattctgaATTATTACTGaacatgaaaatatcaaatcatgagaaattaaacaaattaatcatatcaGTATAATTAATGTGCATGGATtccatacatacatatatatatatatatgtgtgtgtgtgtgtgtgtgtttggcaAAACAATAATATCAGTTTAATTTcctaaatacattattattttcttacccacccacacacacagacCCTTACTTTCAAGTTTTAGATATGTCCGCATGTTCCAGGACAAAACAACtgcactctctctctctctctctctctctctctctctctctctatatatatatatatatatataaataaaaattacaaatattttataagttatttatttatatatatatataaataaaaaataatttgataggTATACGTGATTTCATGATCACTTATAAGAAGAGAATCTGCGGAGTTGGATTAATCACAAACCAAATGTGTCATGCCTaccattttctattaattgCATAGTTATATATACAGATGcccaatattaataattaattaaactttgcACATCTATATGTTGTTGAATTTAGGTat
This region of Sesamum indicum cultivar Zhongzhi No. 13 linkage group LG4, S_indicum_v1.0, whole genome shotgun sequence genomic DNA includes:
- the LOC105159777 gene encoding VQ motif-containing protein 25-like yields the protein MHKNSHTISKSKPKIRIIHIFAPEIIKTDAANFRELVQRLTGKPTADDHHRNINCCTKTRILRKKEQRVLSSSNKKMEVSWRGEAVMGERIKGEEEIWRAANSGGGFLAGFAEFDGFLQELNQFPFLEGTTQMNDAYGGDQSQLA